The following proteins are co-located in the Sandaracinaceae bacterium genome:
- a CDS encoding TetR/AcrR family transcriptional regulator encodes MTTTRRRRTKEEARDEILSAAAKRLLDDGPDALRIADVAADVGMSHPTLLHHVGSREQLVQDATAHLMQRTAVRTLEAMQRAGSEAGLEGFVRESLEAFRDVGRSRATAWLALTGRLRGTPKPPWEPFVKAAHAARVRRVGKAAAGDERETRHALVLAFLAIFALEIIGDDVLPNAGLGEGPAATNEFIAWFARLLNQTLR; translated from the coding sequence ATGACGACGACGAGACGCCGCAGGACGAAGGAAGAGGCGCGCGACGAGATCCTGAGCGCTGCGGCGAAGCGCCTCTTGGACGATGGTCCCGACGCACTGCGCATCGCCGACGTCGCCGCGGACGTGGGGATGAGCCACCCCACGCTCCTGCACCATGTGGGCTCGCGCGAGCAGCTGGTGCAGGACGCCACGGCGCACCTCATGCAGCGGACGGCGGTCCGCACGCTCGAGGCCATGCAGCGCGCCGGCAGCGAGGCCGGCCTCGAAGGCTTTGTGCGCGAGAGCCTCGAAGCGTTTCGCGACGTGGGGCGCAGTCGGGCCACCGCGTGGCTGGCGCTCACGGGGCGGCTCCGTGGAACCCCCAAGCCACCCTGGGAGCCCTTCGTGAAGGCCGCGCACGCGGCGCGTGTGCGACGGGTGGGCAAGGCCGCAGCGGGTGACGAGCGGGAGACCCGCCACGCGTTGGTGCTCGCGTTTCTGGCCATCTTCGCGCTCGAGATCATCGGCGACGACGTGCTCCCCAACGCGGGACTGGGCGAAGGGCCCGCGGCGACCAACGAGTTCATCGCGTGGTTCGCGCGGCTGCTGAATCAGACACTTCGCTAG
- the msrB gene encoding peptide-methionine (R)-S-oxide reductase MsrB has translation MTATAPPVGERLELSDTEWQTRLTREQFEVLRRQGTERPFTHPLNTEHRVGVFGCAGCGAPLFASTDKFDSGTGWPSFARPIADGRIAEHRDVSFGTVRTEVHCARCDGHMGHVFPDGPAPTGLRYCINGVSLEFVPQP, from the coding sequence ATGACGGCCACGGCCCCGCCGGTGGGCGAGCGCCTCGAGCTGTCGGACACCGAGTGGCAGACGCGCCTGACCCGCGAGCAGTTCGAGGTGCTGCGGCGGCAGGGGACGGAGCGCCCGTTCACGCACCCGCTCAACACGGAGCACCGCGTGGGCGTCTTCGGCTGCGCCGGCTGCGGCGCGCCGCTGTTCGCGTCCACCGACAAGTTCGACTCCGGCACCGGCTGGCCCTCGTTCGCGCGCCCCATCGCCGACGGACGCATCGCCGAGCACCGCGACGTGTCCTTCGGCACCGTGCGAACCGAGGTGCACTGCGCGCGCTGCGATGGGCACATGGGCCACGTGTTCCCGGACGGGCCCGCTCCGACCGGCCTGCGCTACTGCATCAATGGGGTGTCCCTGGAGTTCGTGCCCCAGCCGTGA
- a CDS encoding MASE1 domain-containing protein, giving the protein MTLYLDRHPLARASLVVIGYVAGGLGGLQLASIAGAVSLIWPPTGIALAALVLGGRRMAAPVWVGALIVNLLIGGSPLTAALIACGNTLEALVAAELLARAGFRGSFESRREVRDFALIAGLLAPLCAALGGATSLLVTGTIEAKGWLPTAALWWAGDATGALVVGPLVLTWLRPARSVPLRRWVGTLLVTIAASSLAFAAPRMGVELRSALLVVPISSVVWAALRLGPRGAATACALLCLVAVVGTALTGGPLAGLEGSLAPVPLWLFITAAAMLSLLLTALNAERGSAEVATRVSNERFANAFEHAPIGMAMVTDDGLVLDANPRIARMLISDPERLRGQPISTWLAEPLEGVVRAALAVRAEDPPSLVQVTDEAGERREWNVRVSRIPLSERKRAFLLQAEDVTESRVNAAALEVLNDQLVHAQRMDSVGNLAGGIAHDFNNLLQAIGANLELAQHPSCSQATRAKVLDNASDAVRRAAALTSRLLAFSHRSPVQRVPVDLNQTLQRAREMLVRLLPENVSLDVSVGTQPAMALVDETQLDQVLMNLCVNARDAMPQGGRIDLRIEVDDQWIVLSSTDQGTGVPPELRQRIFEPFFTTKARGQGTGFGLSVVFGIVRAHDGEIHVEDGPEGGARFVVRLPRTAERPVAMARVDSTDSAAPLTVLLAEDDPAVRQVLTEMLRADGHEVLAAVDGAQALERYQADGERVDLLLFDVRMPRMTGPAAMRQILGQRRGLPAILMSGYSGDALTGNDTDLADVELLAKPFEQADLTQALHRATRAKANSLVGTRSSPAA; this is encoded by the coding sequence GTGACCCTGTACCTCGATAGACACCCGTTGGCGCGCGCCTCGCTGGTGGTGATCGGCTACGTGGCGGGTGGCCTCGGGGGGCTGCAGCTGGCTTCCATCGCAGGGGCCGTGTCGCTCATCTGGCCGCCCACGGGCATCGCGCTCGCCGCCTTGGTGCTGGGTGGGCGTCGCATGGCCGCGCCCGTGTGGGTGGGCGCGCTGATCGTGAATCTGTTGATCGGCGGCAGTCCCCTGACGGCCGCGCTGATCGCCTGCGGCAACACCCTCGAGGCCTTGGTGGCCGCAGAGCTGCTGGCCCGCGCCGGCTTCCGCGGCAGCTTCGAGTCGCGTCGCGAGGTGCGTGACTTCGCCCTCATCGCAGGCCTCTTGGCGCCGCTCTGCGCGGCCCTGGGCGGGGCCACCTCGCTGCTGGTGACGGGCACCATCGAGGCGAAGGGCTGGCTGCCCACCGCCGCGCTGTGGTGGGCGGGCGACGCCACGGGCGCGCTGGTGGTCGGCCCGCTGGTGCTGACCTGGCTGCGCCCCGCGCGCTCCGTTCCGCTGCGCCGCTGGGTGGGCACACTGCTGGTGACCATCGCAGCCTCTTCGTTGGCGTTCGCGGCGCCGCGCATGGGTGTGGAGCTGCGCAGCGCCCTGTTGGTGGTGCCCATCAGCTCCGTGGTGTGGGCCGCCCTCCGGCTCGGGCCACGTGGCGCTGCCACGGCGTGCGCGCTGCTGTGCCTGGTGGCCGTGGTCGGGACCGCGCTGACCGGCGGCCCGCTGGCTGGCCTCGAGGGCTCGCTCGCGCCGGTGCCGCTCTGGCTCTTCATCACGGCCGCCGCCATGCTGTCCCTGCTGCTGACGGCGCTCAACGCCGAGCGGGGCAGCGCCGAGGTGGCCACGCGCGTCAGCAACGAGCGCTTCGCGAACGCGTTCGAGCACGCCCCCATCGGCATGGCGATGGTCACGGACGACGGCCTGGTGCTGGACGCCAATCCGCGGATCGCGCGCATGCTGATCTCGGACCCCGAGCGCCTGCGTGGGCAGCCCATCTCCACCTGGCTGGCCGAGCCGCTCGAGGGCGTGGTGCGGGCCGCGCTGGCCGTGCGCGCGGAGGACCCGCCCAGCCTGGTGCAGGTCACGGACGAAGCGGGCGAGCGCCGCGAGTGGAACGTGCGTGTCAGCCGCATCCCCCTGTCCGAGCGGAAGCGAGCGTTCCTGCTGCAGGCCGAAGACGTCACCGAGTCACGCGTGAACGCCGCAGCGCTCGAGGTGCTCAACGACCAGCTGGTACACGCGCAGCGCATGGACAGCGTGGGCAACCTGGCCGGCGGCATCGCGCACGACTTCAACAACTTGCTGCAGGCCATCGGCGCCAACCTGGAGCTGGCGCAGCACCCCAGCTGCAGCCAAGCGACCCGCGCGAAGGTGCTGGACAACGCCAGTGACGCGGTGCGACGCGCGGCCGCGCTGACCAGTCGCCTGCTGGCGTTCAGCCACCGCTCGCCCGTGCAGCGGGTCCCCGTGGACCTGAACCAGACGCTGCAGCGCGCTCGCGAGATGCTGGTGCGCCTGCTGCCCGAGAACGTCTCGCTCGATGTCTCGGTGGGAACACAGCCCGCGATGGCGCTCGTGGACGAGACCCAGCTGGACCAAGTGCTCATGAACCTCTGCGTGAACGCGCGCGATGCCATGCCGCAAGGTGGCCGCATCGACCTGCGCATCGAGGTGGACGACCAGTGGATCGTCCTCTCCAGCACCGACCAGGGCACCGGCGTGCCGCCCGAGCTGCGCCAGCGCATCTTCGAGCCGTTCTTCACCACCAAGGCGCGCGGCCAGGGGACGGGCTTCGGCCTGTCCGTGGTGTTCGGCATCGTTCGCGCACACGACGGCGAGATCCACGTGGAGGACGGGCCCGAGGGGGGAGCCCGCTTCGTGGTGCGGCTGCCGCGCACGGCCGAGCGCCCGGTCGCGATGGCGCGCGTGGACAGCACGGACTCGGCGGCGCCGCTCACCGTGCTGCTGGCCGAGGACGACCCCGCGGTGCGACAGGTGCTCACCGAGATGCTGCGCGCAGACGGTCACGAGGTGCTCGCCGCCGTGGATGGCGCGCAGGCCCTCGAGCGCTACCAGGCCGACGGCGAGCGTGTGGACTTGCTGCTGTTCGACGTGCGCATGCCCCGCATGACGGGCCCCGCCGCCATGCGGCAGATCTTGGGTCAGCGCCGTGGCCTGCCCGCCATCTTGATGAGCGGATACTCGGGGGATGCGCTCACCGGCAACGACACCGATCTGGCCGACGTGGAGCTCTTGGCAAAGCCCTTCGAGCAGGCCGACCTGACGCAGGCGCTGCATCGGGCCACGCGGGCGAAGGCCAACAGCCTGGTAGGAACGCGCTCCTCGCCCGCGGCGTGA
- a CDS encoding PQQ-dependent sugar dehydrogenase produces MRAPHLPCVALALALCPVVVWGCGSDGPVLPPPDAGRPRNETCLALPPPPDAGRVRLERVYATSLSGNAAQKLTHVILPGADHPGFVTRQSGRVMSFTAADDAAGTVVLDIASQLDLSSSENGLVSMALDPSFATNGFAYFVYTAPPAGTGRYVARVARFHWTGSVFDDASELIILEVPQADVTHSVNHVAFGPDDMLYVSLGDQRRTDTHAQNPNTLPGKVLRLDVSAAQLSERYRIPSDNPFVGEGEGEIFALGLRNPWRFTIDPVDGEILLGDVGQDRREEIDRIVAGGNYGWPAREGTLCFRTDPCVDPDFTDPLVELTHAEARAVVAGYRYRRTDVPGLEGSIVFADYVSGNVWSADDTGEARLEVEGRFPISSIAVDDQHRPYFTRYDSSGGDGGLYRLVPNVPEPSSFPMLLSATGCVDPADPREPVTGMARFTPTAELWSEGADKLRAFAIPDGTAIAVDADGDFLLPVGSVLLKHFGFDDRLHETRLMMRTADGWTGYSYRWNDAQTDAELLPTAVAEQLPSGVRWQYPSRSDCFECHSDAAGITLGLEAAQLSDAALGALLDLGYFDQRIGTVAELRGTARAPLVAPFGTAAPADRARSYLHANCAGCHRPGGPGRGDIDLRAETPFAATRLCNTEPNEGRIWDVGVWDEQRIIVPGEPSHSILYLRMNTLGIFRMPPLGTDVVHGEATALMAEWIESISACP; encoded by the coding sequence ATGCGCGCTCCGCACTTGCCCTGTGTGGCTCTGGCTCTGGCTCTGTGCCCCGTGGTCGTCTGGGGCTGCGGCTCGGACGGCCCCGTCCTGCCACCGCCGGACGCGGGGCGGCCTCGCAACGAGACGTGCCTCGCGCTGCCGCCACCGCCGGATGCGGGGCGGGTGCGTCTCGAGCGCGTGTACGCCACGTCCCTCTCGGGCAACGCGGCACAGAAGCTGACCCACGTCATCCTGCCCGGCGCGGATCACCCGGGTTTCGTCACGCGTCAGTCGGGGCGCGTGATGTCGTTCACGGCAGCCGATGACGCCGCGGGCACGGTGGTGCTCGACATCGCGAGCCAGCTCGACCTCTCGTCCAGCGAGAATGGCCTGGTGAGCATGGCGCTCGACCCCAGCTTCGCCACCAACGGCTTCGCCTACTTCGTGTACACGGCGCCGCCCGCCGGCACGGGGCGCTATGTGGCGCGCGTGGCGCGCTTCCACTGGACCGGCAGCGTGTTCGATGACGCGAGCGAGCTGATCATCCTCGAGGTCCCGCAGGCGGACGTGACTCACAGCGTGAACCACGTGGCTTTCGGTCCCGACGACATGCTCTATGTGTCGCTCGGCGATCAGCGCCGGACGGACACCCACGCGCAGAACCCGAACACGCTGCCGGGCAAGGTGCTGCGCCTCGACGTGTCTGCGGCGCAGCTCAGTGAGCGCTACCGCATCCCCTCCGACAACCCGTTCGTGGGGGAAGGCGAGGGCGAGATCTTCGCGCTGGGGCTGCGCAACCCGTGGCGCTTCACCATCGACCCCGTGGACGGAGAGATCCTGCTCGGTGACGTGGGGCAGGATCGCCGCGAGGAGATCGACCGCATCGTGGCGGGCGGCAACTACGGCTGGCCTGCGCGCGAGGGCACGCTCTGCTTCCGCACGGACCCCTGCGTGGACCCCGACTTCACCGACCCGCTGGTGGAGCTCACGCACGCGGAGGCGCGCGCCGTGGTGGCGGGCTATCGCTACCGCCGCACGGATGTCCCCGGCCTCGAGGGCAGCATCGTCTTTGCGGACTACGTGAGCGGCAACGTGTGGTCTGCGGACGACACCGGCGAGGCGCGCCTCGAGGTGGAAGGGCGCTTCCCCATCTCCTCCATCGCCGTGGATGACCAGCACCGGCCGTACTTCACGCGCTACGACTCGAGCGGCGGCGATGGGGGGCTCTACCGCTTGGTGCCCAACGTGCCCGAGCCGTCGAGCTTCCCCATGCTGCTGTCGGCGACGGGCTGTGTGGACCCCGCCGACCCGCGCGAACCCGTGACGGGCATGGCGCGCTTCACGCCCACGGCGGAGCTCTGGTCCGAGGGCGCCGACAAGCTGCGCGCGTTCGCCATCCCCGACGGAACCGCCATCGCGGTGGACGCCGACGGAGATTTCCTGCTGCCGGTGGGCAGCGTGCTGCTGAAGCACTTCGGCTTCGATGACCGTCTTCACGAGACACGCCTCATGATGCGCACTGCGGACGGCTGGACGGGCTACTCCTACCGCTGGAACGACGCGCAGACCGACGCCGAGCTGCTGCCCACCGCCGTGGCCGAGCAGCTGCCGAGCGGCGTGCGGTGGCAGTACCCGAGCCGCAGCGACTGCTTCGAGTGCCACTCGGACGCGGCTGGCATCACTCTCGGCCTCGAAGCCGCGCAGTTGAGTGACGCCGCGCTCGGCGCGCTGCTGGACCTCGGCTACTTCGACCAGCGCATCGGCACGGTGGCCGAGCTGCGTGGCACGGCGCGCGCGCCTCTGGTGGCGCCCTTCGGCACGGCGGCGCCGGCCGACCGCGCGCGCAGCTACCTGCACGCCAATTGCGCGGGCTGTCATCGCCCGGGTGGGCCGGGGCGCGGTGACATCGACCTGCGCGCCGAGACGCCCTTCGCGGCCACGCGCCTGTGCAACACCGAGCCCAACGAGGGCCGCATCTGGGACGTGGGCGTGTGGGACGAGCAGCGGATCATCGTTCCCGGCGAGCCCAGCCACTCCATCTTGTATCTGCGCATGAACACGCTGGGCATCTTCCGCATGCCGCCGCTCGGCACGGACGTGGTGCACGGCGAAGCGACGGCGCTCATGGCCGAGTGGATCGAGTCCATCAGCGCCTGTCCGTGA